Within the Bacillus sp. FSL K6-3431 genome, the region TTATATGATTCGGAAATCAAAGATGGTTTTACAGAGGAATATGAAGCCTTCTCCGCAACTGATATAAGCGGTAATAGCAGGGAAGTATTTCAGTCAGATGAATTAAAAGCATATGAAGATAAATTAGACGATGCGGGTACTGAAACACCTTTTGGAGACATTCCATATAAAAAAACAGATGGCTATGTAGACGACGATCAGCATTCATAAAGAAAACAGAAGTGTTCTAGCTCATTATCGCATTGTTGTGCAACAAGAATATGGGATAATACTGGGACAAAGTAGAATTGAAACACATTCATTTTCTTTTGCTTTTGCTTCTGCTTTTTGATAGAGGTACACTATGCGCTAGAGTAGGGTTTTAGACAAGTGAAACTTTTAAAAAGTTAGAGCTATATAAAATAAGCATGTAAAAAGACTATCATTCGTAGATAGTCTTTTTACATGCTTATTATGACCCCTACGGGATTCGAACCCGTGATACCGCCGTGAAAGGGCGGTGTCTTAACCGCTTGACCAAGGGGCCATGTACTAGTAAATATTATAATATGGCGGAGAAGGAGGGATTTGAACCCTCGCGCCGCTCACGCGACCTATGCCCTTAGCAGGGGCACCTCTTCAGCCTCTTGAGTACTTCCCCAAATTATAAACTCCGCAGGTAGGATTCGAACCTACGACCGATCGGTTAACAGCCGATAGCTCTACCACTGAGCTACTGCGGAATGGTGGGCCTGAGTGGACTCGAACCACCGACCTCACGCTTATCAGGCGTGTGCTCTAACCAGCTGAGCTACAGGCCCATAAAAAAGTTGGAGCGGGTGAAGGGAATCGAACCCTCATCATCAGCTTGGAAGGCTGAGGTTTTACCACTAAACTACACCCGCACAAAAATATAAGGGGCGACTAGTGGGGATCGAACCCACGATGTCGGAGCCACAATCCGATGCGTTAACCATTTCGCCATAGCCGCCATGTATTTCTACTACATTGTTTGAATAAAAATGGTGGCTCAGGACGGAATCGAACCGCCGACACAAGGATTTTCAGTCCTTTGCTCTACCGACTGAGCTACTGAGCCATATATATTTGATTTAAATGGCGGTCCCGACGGGAATCGAACCCGCGATCTCCTGCGTGACAGGCAGGCATGTTAACCGCTACACCACGGGACCAGATAATTCAAAGTTCAACCTTGAATTATTTATGATTGCGGGGGCAGGATTTGAACCTGCGACCTTCGGGTTATGAGCCCGACGAGCTACCGAACTGCTCCACCCCGCGACGATAAATACATTTAATTATGGAGGAGGAAGAGGGATTCGAACCCCCGCGAGATTTGACTCCCCTGTCGGTTTTCAAGACCGATCCCTTCAGCCAGACTTGGGTATTCCTCCGTAGTACATTATAAAAAAGTAATGGTGGACCTTGTAGGACTCGAACCTACGACCGGACGGTTATGAGCCGTCTGCTCTAACCAGCTGAGCTAAAGGTCCTCTATATGGTAGCGGCGGAGGGAGTCGAACCCACGACCTCACGGGTATGAACCGTACGCTCTAGCCAGCTGAGCTACACCGCCAATATAGGATAGTTTTACTTGTGAAAAATGGTGGAGCCTAACGGGATCGAACCGTTGACCTCCTGCGTGCAAGGCAGGCGCTCTCCCAGCTGAGCTAAGGCCCCATTGAGCTTATTTAAAATGGTCGGGAAGACAGGATTCGAACCTGCGACCCCTTGGTCCCAAACCAAGTGCTCTACCAAGCTGAGCTACTTCCCGCATAATTCCTTTGATACATTATGTAAATAATGGCGCGCCCGGCAGAAGTCGAATCCACAACCTTCTGATCCGTAGTCAGACGCTCTATCCAATTGAGCTACGGGCGCATATCAATGGTGCCGAGAACCGGAATCGAACCGGTACGGTAGTCACCTACCGCAGGATTTTAAGTCCTGTGCGTCTGCCAGTTCCGCCACCCCGGCACTACTTGGAGCGGAAGACGGGATTCGAACCCGCGACCCCCACCTTGGCAAGGTGATGTTCTACCACTGAACTACTTCCGCGTTTGAAATTGGCATTTTAGATTCTGTATTGTTTATAGGACGTAATTGTTTTTAGCAGATATTAATTAAAGTGCGGGTGAAGGGAGTCGAACCCCCACGCCTTGCGGCACTAGATCCTAAGTCTAGCGTGTCTGCCAGTTCCACCACACCCGCATAAAAATGGTGAGCCATGCAGGATTCGAACCTGCGACCCTCTGATTAAAAGTCAGATGCTCTACCAACTGAGCTAATGGCTCGTACATAATGTGCATTTTTCAAAAAAGTAACTACTGGTGCCGGCCAGAGGACTTGAACCCCCAACCTACTGATTACAAGTCAGTTGCTCTACCAATTGAGCTAGGCCGGCATTAAATAATGGTGGAGGATGACGGGTTCGAACCGCCGACCCTCTGCTTGTAAGGCAGATGCTCTCCCAGCTGAGCTAATCCTCCATTTTGAACGGATTGTCCCACTCTTTTTTTAGAGTGGTTTTAGTATCCATTTGTTAAGTACTATTGTACACTCAATAAAACTCTTTCTCACACTCAACATTAAGTTTTATTGCCTGGCAACGTCCTGCTCTTGCAGGGGGAAACCCCCAACTACCATCGGCGCTGAAGAGCTTAACTACCGTGTTCGAGATGGGAACGGGTGTGACCTCTTCGCTATCGCCACCAGACAAAATTACTCAACATTTACTATTATAACGCTTTTTATGTATTTTTCAAGAGAAATTTTCATTCTCTCAAAACCAGATAAATGAGAAGGTAAACGTGTGAAACATCTTTTGAATCTAGCTCCAGCGCCCAGCCCCTCGAGGTCGCAAGCCATCTTGCTGTGGTGGCTGAAAATCTGCCTCCTCACAATCTGTCTTGCGCTTGTCGGGGCTACCCGGGCGCTTCCGCTTTTTACTTTAGATTAAGTCCTCGATCGATTAGTATCCGTCAGCTCCATGTGTCACCACACTTCCACGCCGGACCTATCAACCTGATCATCTTTCAGGGATCTTACTAGCTTGCGCTATGGGAAATCTCATCTTGAGGGGGGCTTCATGCTTAGATGCTTTCAGCACTTATCCCTGCCGCACATAGCTACCCAGCGATGCTCCTGGCGGAACAACTGGTACACCAGCGGTGCGTCCATCCCGGTCCTCTCGTACTAAGGACAGCTCCTCTCAAATTTCCTGCGCCCACGACGGATAGGGACCGAACTGTCTCACGACGTTCTGAACCCAGCTCGCGTACCGCTTTAATGGGCGAACAGCCCAACCCTTGGGACCGACTACAGCCCCAGGATGCGATGAGCCGACATCGAGGTGCCAAACCTCCCCGTCGATGTGAACTCTTGGGGGAGATAAGCCTGTTATCCCCGGGGTAGCTTTTATCCGTTGAGCGATGGCCCTTCCATGCGGAACCACCGGATCACTAAGCCCGACTTTCGTCCCTGCTCGACTTGTAGGTCTCGCAGTCAAGCTCCCTTGTGCCTTTACACTCTGCGAATGATTTCCAACCATTCTGAGGGAACCTTTGGGCGCCTCCGTTACTCTTTAGGAGGCGACCGCCCCAGTCAAACTGCCTGCCAGACACTGTCTCCCAGCCGGATCACGGCTGCGGGTTAGAATGTCAGTACAGCAAGGGTAGTATCCCACCAGTGCCTCCACCGAAGCTAGCGCTCCGGTTTCTACGGCTCCTACCTATCCTGTACAAGCTGCACCAACATTCAATATCAGGCTGCAGTAAAGCTCCACGGGGTCTTTCCGTCCTGTCGCGGGTAACCTGCATCTTCACAGGTACTATAATTTCACCGAGTCTCTCGTTGAGACAGTGCCCAGATCGTTGCGCCTTTCGTGCGGGTCGGAACTTACCCGACAAGGAATTTCGCTACCTTAGGACCGTTATAGTTACGGCCGCCGTTTACTGGGGCTTCAATTCGCACCTTCGACCGAAGTCTAAGCGCTCCTCTTAACCTTCCAGCACCGGGCAGGCGTCAGCCCCTATACTTCGCCTTGCGGCTTCGCAGAGACCTGTGTTTTTGCTAAACAGTCGCCTGGGCCTATTCACTGCGGCTCATCTGGGCTATTCACCCAAATGAGCACCCCTTCTCCCGAAGTTACGGGGTGATTTTGCCGAGTTCCTTAACGAGAGTTCTCTCGATCACCTTAGGATTCTCTCCTCGCCTACCTGTGTCGGTTTGCGGTACGGGCACCTATTTCCTCGCTAGAGGCTTTTCTTGGCAGTGTGGAATCAGGAACTTCGGTACTAAATTTCCCTCGCCATCACAGCTCAGCCTTAGAGTGAAGGATTTACCTCCACTCCAGCCTACCTGCTTGGACGCGCATATCCAGCAGCGCGCTTACCTTATCCTCCTGCGTCCCCCCATTACTCAAACGGAAATAAGGTGGTACAGGAATATCAACCTGTTATCCATCGCCTACGCCTTTCGGCCTCGGCTTAGGCCCCGACTAACCCTGAGCGGACGAGCCTTCCTCAGGAAACCTTGGGCATTCGGTGGAAGGGATTCTCACCCTTCTTTCGCTACTCATACCGGCATTCTCACTTCTAAGCGCTCCACTAGTCCTTCCGGTCTAGCTTCACAGCCCTTAGAACGCTCTCCTACCATTGACACCAGAGGTGTCAATCCGCAGCTTCGGTGATACGTTTAGCCCCGGTACATTTTCGGCGCAGAGTCACTCGACCAGTGAGCTATTACGCACTCTTTAAATGATGGCTGCTTCTGAGCCAACATCCTGGTTGTCTAAGCAACTCCACATCCTTTTCCACTTAACGTATACTTTGGGACCTTAGCTGGCGGTCTGGGTTGTTTCCCTCTCGACTACGGATCTTATCACTCGCAGTCTGACTCCCATGGATAAGTCTTTGGCATTCGGAGTTTGTCTGAATTCGGTAACCCGTTGAGGGCCCCTAGTCCAAACAGTGCTCTACCTCCAAGACTCTAACCATGAGGCTAGCCCTAAAGCTATTTCGGAGAGAACCAGCTATCTCCAGGTTCGATTGGAATTTCACCGCTACCCACACCTCATCCCCGCACTTTTCAACGTACGTGGGTTCGGGCCTCCAGTAAGTGTTACCTTACCTTCACCCTGGACATGGGTAGATCACCTGGTTTCGGGTCTACGACCTCATACTTATTCGCCCTATTCAGACTCGCTTTCGCTGCGGCTCCGTCTCTTCAACTTAACCTTGCATGAAATCGTAACTCGCCGGTTCATTCTACAAAAGGCACGCCATCACGCATTAACGCGCTCTGACTACTTGTAGGCACATGGTTTCAGGATCTATTTCACTCCCCTTCCGGGGTGCTTTTCACCTTTCCCTCACGGTACTGGTTCACTATCGGTCACTAGGGAGTATTTAGCCTTGGGAGATGGTCCTCCCAGATTCCGACGGGATTTCTCGTGTCCCGCCGTACTCAGGATCCACTCTGGAGGGAACGAAGTTTCGATTACAGGGCTGTTACCTTCTCTGGCGGGCCTTTCCAGGCCTCTTCGTCTACCCCGTTCCTTTGTAACTCCGTATAGAGTGTCCTACAACCCCAAGAGGCAAGCCTCTTGGTTTGGGCTTTTCCCGTTTCGCTCGCCGCTACTCAGGGAATCGATGTTTCTTTCTCTTCCTCCGGGTACTTAGATGTTTCAGTTCCCCGGGTCTGCCTTCTATTTCCTATGTATTCAGAAATAGATACTACTCCATTACGAGCAGTGGGTTTCCCCATTCGGAAATCTTCGGATATAACGCTTGCTTACAGCTCCCCGAAGCATATCGGTGTTAGTCCCGTCCTTCATCGGCTCCTAGTGCCAAGGCATCCACCATGCGCCCTTTCTAACTTAATCATTTGGTCGAAAATAAGCGGCGCATTTCTTCGTCAGCTTCCCTCACTCCCATCCTCACGTATTGCATACGCTGCGGTGGTCGCTCAGTCGCTTCCTCGAACTGCTTGCTTCTTTTCACCCAATATTTAAAAAGGTCATACATACTTACGGATACAATCCATAAGGTGATGTTTCTCGGTTTATTGCTTCTCATTTTATCTGGTTTTCAAAGAACGAATAATAAGAGAGTTTAACCTCTCAAAACTGAACGAAACAAAAACGTCTGTTTATGTTGGCACCGCGGCCAACAGTTTCCTTAGAAAGGAGGTGATCCAGCCGCACCTTCCGATACGGCTACCTTGTTACGACTTCACCCCAATCATCTGTCCCACCTTCGGCGGCTGGCTCCCGTAAGGGTTACCCCACCGACTTCGGGTGTTACAAACTCTCGTGGTGTGACGGGCGGTGTGTACAAGGCCCGGGAACGTATTCACCGTGGCATGCTGATCCACGATTACTAGCGATTCCGGCTTCATGCAGGCGAGTTGCAGCCTGCAATCCGAACTGAGAATGGTTTTATGGGATTAGCTAAACCTCGCGGTCTTGCAACCCTTTGTACCATCCATTGTAGCACGTGTGTAGCCCAGGTCATAAGGGGCATGATGATTTGACGTCATCCCCACCTTCCTCCGGTTTGTCACCGGCAGTCACCTTAGAGTGCCCAACTGAATGCTGGCAACTAAGATTAAGGGTTGCGCTCGTTGCGGGACTTAACCCAACATCTCACGACACGAGCTGACGACAACCATGCACCACCTGTCACTCTGTCCCCCGAAGGGGAAATCCCTATCTCTAGGGTGGTCAGAGGATGTCAAGACCTGGTAAGGTTCTTCGCGTTGCTTCGAATTAAACCACATGCTCCACCGCTTGTGCGGGCCCCCGTCAATTCCTTTGAGTTTCAGCCTTGCGGCCGTACTCCCCAGGCGGAGTGCTTAATGCGTTAACTGCAGCACTAAAGGGCGGAAACCCTCTAACACTTAGCACTCATCGTTTACGGCGTGGACTACCAGGGTATCTAATCCTGTTTGCTCCCCACGCTTTCGCGCCTCAGCGTCAGTTACAGACCAAAGAGCCGCCTTCGCCACTGGTGTTCCTCCACATCTCTACGCATTTCACCGCTACACGTGGAATTCCGCTCTTCTCTTCTGCACTCAAGTCCCCCAGTTTCCAATGACCTTCCACGGTTGAGCCGTGGGCTTTCACATCAGACTTAAAGGACCGCCTGCGCGCGCTTTACGCCCAATAATTCCGGACAACGCTTGCCACCTACGTATTACCGCGGCTGCTGGCACGTAGTTAGCCGTGGCTTTCTGGTCAGGTACCGTCAAGGTACCGGCAGTTACTCCGATACTTGTTCTTCCCTGACAACAGAGTTTTACGATCCGAAAACCTTCATCACTCACGCGGCGTTGCTCCGTCAGACTTTCGTCCATTGCGGAAGATTCCCTACTGCTGCCTCCCGTAGGAGTCTGGGCCGTGTCTCAGTCCCAGTGTGGCCGATCACCCTCTCAGGTCGGCTACGCATCGTTGCCTTGGTGAGCCGTTATCTCACCAACTAGCTAATGCGCCGCGGGCCCATCTGTAAGTGATAGCCGAAGCCATCTTTTAACCTTCCTCCATGAGAAGAAAGAAATTATCCGGTATTAGCTCCGGTTTCCCGAAGTTATCCCAGTCTTACAGGCAGGTTGCCCACGTGTTACTCACCCGTCCGCCGCTAACTTCCGGGAGCAAGCTCCCTTCCATTCGCTCGACTTGCATGTATTAGGCACGCCGCCAGCGTTCGTCCTGAGCCAGGATCAAACTCTCGTTAAAGTGTTTGTAGCTCATTTGCTGGTCTTACATGTATTACTTTTTGACGTTTTGTTTCGTTCAGTTTTCAAAGATCAAACTTGTTCGCACTCTTTCTTAGCGACTTTTATAATTTAACATTTTTCTTCTAAGTAGTCAACTGTTTTTTTAAAACTATTTGATAACTTGGTTCGAAATATGTTTTATACGTCTTGCGGACGATTAATAATATAACATGGATAAAAAAATCCTGCAAGCCTTTTTCGCAAAAAGTTTTTTAAAATAATCAACTATTCATGTTTAACCGTCCGGCTACATACATAGTAACAAATGAATATTATTAAAGGAAGGTGTTTCACCTACATGCTAACAACTACTGCATTCATCATTACCCTAATTATGACGGTTTATTTATTTTCTTACTCATATATAGAAGCACTTCGAATATCCAATGCAGAAGAAAAGGTTTTTGGCGGAACATTTATCTTCTCTTCTAGCATGGCTTTTGTATTTTCAGGTCTCTGTTATTTATTTATTTAAATGTGTTAACTCGTTAATCTTTTGGTCAATTGTTTTAAGTCTTCTATCATTATATAAAAATAAAGATACACTAATTATTATGATTAACCCACCAATTATCTGTGTCCCTAGGATATTTTCATCCAATATATAAAAAGCTAGTAATGCTGCACCAACAGGTTCAAATAATATTGCCATTGATATAGTCGAAGTACTTAACCATTTTACGGACCAGTTAAAAAGTGTATGTCCAAATAAAGTAGGAACAATAGCAAGTAATAAAAAATATATCCAGTCAGATGATGGATAGGGAAATAATGTATCCCCCATAACTATTACATATAGGAATAAAACGATGGAACTAATTAAATAAACAAGAAAAGTGTAGACAATAAGTGATAATCTCTGCCTTACAGTTTGTCCAAATAAAAGGTAGGCAGTTATTAACGCGCATGCAATCAAAGCTAAAAAGTCACCATATAAAGCCATTCCACTTATTCTGAAGTCTCCCCAACTGATAACAACACTACCAACTACCGCTACTATTGCACAAATTACTGCTTTGGCAGAAAACTTTTCTTTAAAGAAAATAAACGTACCGATAAAAGCGAAAAGTGGTTGAAGTGTCACTAGAACTGTGGAACTTGCGACTGATGTATAATTTAAAGATTCAAACCAAAGTATAAAATGAAATGCTAAAAATATACCTGCTATAATTGTAAAAAGCCAATCCTTTTTAGTTATTGTCCGAAGTTCATATAGGTACCTCCGGGATAAAAATGGTAACATAATTAAAACACTGAAAAACATGCGATAAAAAGCGATAACTCCGGCCTCCGCAGTAGAAAGCTTTACAAATATCGCGGATGTAGAGACGGATAATACGCCAATCGTTAAAACAATATATGGATTGATCTTAGGTGTATTCATTCTCGGCTCCTTTACTATGAAATTACATATGTATGCTAAAATTATTCTAACTTTAACTTTCATTATAATCCATATTAGTTTGTAAATATTCGTAAAGGAAGTGTACACACTTGGAGATAGTAGACTACAGTCTTTTATTAAAATTGGGAGTTTCTGCTTTGCTCGGTTTAGTTATAGGACTTGAACGTGAATTGAAAAGAAAACCGTTGGGCTTAAAAACAAGTCTAGTCATTTCAATTATTAGTTGCTTATTAACAATTGTTTCTATAGAAGCAGCTTATATATTCCCGGGTAACGATGACATACGTATTCAAATGGATCCTTTGCGCCTTGCTGCTCAAATAGTTTCCGGTATTGGTTTTCTTGGCGCGGGTGTTATTCTACGAAGAGGTAATGATCATATTTCCGGTCTTACTACAGCTGCCTTAATATGGGGAGCCGCTGGGATCGGGATTGCAGTTGGCGCTGGTTTTTTTATAGAAGCAACTGCGGGTGTGGTCTTACTTATAATAAGCGTTGAATTGATTCCATTTGCCTTAGCAAAACTTGGACCCACTAAACTATTGAAAAATGATTTAATTATAAAGATTACAGTTAGTAAACCAGAAAGCTTAGAAACAGTGCTG harbors:
- a CDS encoding DMT family transporter — encoded protein: MNTPKINPYIVLTIGVLSVSTSAIFVKLSTAEAGVIAFYRMFFSVLIMLPFLSRRYLYELRTITKKDWLFTIIAGIFLAFHFILWFESLNYTSVASSTVLVTLQPLFAFIGTFIFFKEKFSAKAVICAIVAVVGSVVISWGDFRISGMALYGDFLALIACALITAYLLFGQTVRQRLSLIVYTFLVYLISSIVLFLYVIVMGDTLFPYPSSDWIYFLLLAIVPTLFGHTLFNWSVKWLSTSTISMAILFEPVGAALLAFYILDENILGTQIIGGLIIIISVSLFLYNDRRLKTIDQKINELTHLNK
- a CDS encoding MgtC/SapB family protein, yielding MEIVDYSLLLKLGVSALLGLVIGLERELKRKPLGLKTSLVISIISCLLTIVSIEAAYIFPGNDDIRIQMDPLRLAAQIVSGIGFLGAGVILRRGNDHISGLTTAALIWGAAGIGIAVGAGFFIEATAGVVLLIISVELIPFALAKLGPTKLLKNDLIIKITVSKPESLETVLKKLTEEKIIVTHTRIKDLREETAHTLELKTRVSAKRSVTEIYYSISKIDDVQRIEIIS